One region of Dokdonia sp. 4H-3-7-5 genomic DNA includes:
- a CDS encoding carbonic anhydrase yields the protein MKLLIAGISILIAVTSCQNKATTHTDNNQNNNAHTEKHWSYNGETGPSHWKELEVNSDCGGKYQSPINIVNYQLDETLAPLNITYSDSTHIHDVVNNGHSIQYNFDAGDYITLDNKRYELKQFHFHEPAEHLIDGVRYPMVLHLVHISDAGEYAVFAVMAKEGVSSSPFDFLESYLPLNVEETKVVDTAFDMNLNLPENKTYFNYTGSLTTPPCTERVEWFIFKEPITVSLEQVEKLKALMPLNNYRDEQPQNGRVIRVSK from the coding sequence ATGAAATTGCTTATCGCCGGAATATCTATACTTATAGCGGTTACTAGTTGTCAAAATAAAGCAACTACGCATACTGATAACAACCAAAACAACAACGCACACACAGAGAAGCACTGGAGCTATAATGGCGAGACAGGTCCTTCACACTGGAAAGAACTTGAAGTAAATTCTGACTGTGGCGGAAAGTATCAATCTCCTATAAATATTGTGAATTATCAACTAGATGAAACACTTGCTCCATTAAACATCACTTATTCTGATAGCACACACATACATGATGTAGTAAACAATGGACATAGTATTCAATATAATTTTGATGCGGGAGATTATATAACATTAGATAACAAAAGGTATGAGCTAAAACAGTTTCACTTTCATGAGCCCGCAGAGCATTTGATAGATGGAGTGCGTTACCCTATGGTTTTACACCTTGTGCATATAAGTGATGCTGGAGAATATGCTGTGTTTGCTGTAATGGCAAAAGAAGGTGTAAGTAGCTCTCCTTTTGATTTTTTAGAAAGTTATCTTCCTTTGAATGTAGAAGAAACCAAGGTTGTTGACACTGCTTTTGATATGAATTTAAACCTACCCGAGAACAAAACATATTTTAACTACACGGGATCTCTTACCACACCACCTTGCACGGAGCGTGTAGAATGGTTTATTTTTAAGGAGCCTATAACGGTATCTTTAGAACAAGTTGAAAAATTAAAAGCCTTAATGCCACTCAACAATTATAGAGATGAGCAACCACAAAATGGCAGGGTAATTAGAGTGTCAAAGTAA